One genomic segment of [Phormidium] sp. ETS-05 includes these proteins:
- a CDS encoding DUF4327 family protein gives MVSSTSKIHYDIKAIADEVRRLVLKGAIGRQQPIYTLCQYIPPRDWIGVEQELEMSGYLLRDRIGDLLGRERWDED, from the coding sequence ATGGTTAGCTCTACCAGCAAGATTCACTACGATATAAAGGCGATCGCTGACGAAGTGCGTCGCCTGGTTCTGAAAGGGGCGATCGGTCGCCAGCAACCCATCTACACCTTATGTCAGTACATCCCGCCCCGGGATTGGATCGGGGTGGAGCAAGAGCTGGAAATGTCTGGTTATTTGCTACGCGATCGGATTGGGGATTTGCTCGGACGGGAACGGTGGGATGAAGATTAA
- the alr gene encoding alanine racemase, with the protein MLSWDESSNITSQQWESSADWLRQRAWVEIDVGAIAHNVGQIKRLLSPKCDLMAVVKADAYGHGAVTVSQTVLSAGASWLGVATIPEGIELRESGIKAPILVLGATYSPEQIRAMAKWELMPTLCTPQQALVFSETLAEDDRDGDGSNQGIPKVPVHVKLDTGMSRLGVSYSEADAFLELIRSLPHLTIASIYSHLATADSPDQTVMRQQQTRFEQAIAQCQRHGSLPRLHFANSAATLTDPSLHYDMVRVGLGIYGLYPAPHLRPVVDLKPVMQVKARITQVKNISAGTGISYGHHYIAQQPMRLAVVGIGYADGVPRCLSNHMKVLIRGQLLPQVGTITMDQMMVDVTAVPNVQPGEVVTLLGSQGDHQIGADDWAAICGTISWEILCSFKHRLPRLTVSRSLEITPSQARY; encoded by the coding sequence ATGCTGAGCTGGGATGAAAGTTCTAATATAACATCACAGCAGTGGGAAAGTTCCGCAGATTGGCTGCGTCAAAGAGCTTGGGTGGAAATTGATGTGGGGGCGATCGCCCATAATGTGGGACAAATCAAACGCCTGCTCTCCCCCAAGTGTGATTTGATGGCAGTAGTGAAAGCCGATGCTTATGGACATGGTGCTGTCACCGTCAGCCAAACAGTTTTGAGTGCAGGCGCCTCGTGGCTCGGAGTAGCAACTATTCCAGAAGGGATAGAACTGCGAGAATCTGGCATCAAAGCGCCGATACTGGTTTTGGGGGCCACTTATAGTCCCGAGCAAATTCGGGCGATGGCCAAATGGGAGCTGATGCCTACTCTTTGCACGCCGCAGCAAGCACTGGTGTTTTCTGAGACTTTGGCGGAAGACGATCGCGATGGTGATGGGAGCAACCAGGGCATTCCCAAAGTGCCAGTGCATGTAAAACTGGACACCGGGATGTCCCGTCTGGGAGTGAGTTACTCAGAAGCCGATGCTTTCCTAGAGCTGATTCGGAGCTTGCCCCATCTGACAATCGCCAGCATTTACTCCCACCTAGCGACTGCCGACAGTCCAGACCAGACGGTGATGCGCCAACAGCAGACTCGCTTTGAACAGGCGATCGCACAATGTCAGCGTCACGGCAGTTTACCCCGTCTCCACTTCGCCAACTCAGCCGCTACTTTAACCGATCCATCTTTACACTATGATATGGTGCGAGTGGGTTTAGGCATCTACGGGCTCTATCCTGCCCCTCACTTACGCCCAGTGGTTGACCTCAAACCCGTGATGCAAGTCAAAGCCCGCATCACCCAAGTGAAAAACATCTCTGCGGGCACTGGTATTAGCTATGGCCACCACTATATCGCCCAACAGCCGATGCGCTTAGCCGTAGTGGGTATTGGTTACGCTGACGGCGTGCCTCGATGTCTTTCTAATCATATGAAAGTGTTAATTCGAGGGCAGTTACTTCCCCAAGTGGGAACCATTACAATGGATCAGATGATGGTAGATGTAACTGCCGTCCCCAACGTGCAACCGGGCGAAGTAGTAACACTTCTTGGAAGCCAGGGAGACCATCAAATCGGTGCGGACGATTGGGCGGCGATTTGCGGTACTATTTCTTGGGAGATTCTTTGCAGCTTTAAGCACCGCCTCCCTCGTCTCACCGTGAGCCGTTCTTTGGAAATTACCCCGTCTCAGGCAAGGTATTAA